Proteins encoded in a region of the Nicotiana tomentosiformis chromosome 9, ASM39032v3, whole genome shotgun sequence genome:
- the LOC138898610 gene encoding uncharacterized protein: protein MQKLTIDELIGNLKTYEMKKKKDNERREPKKEKNLVFKADNSDSSGDNADMDYLTRRFQKMVRRNGGIPKREALAEQKAMIDVTNAGSQDISSNIFLFTSRTITRRFSGSEGDDEQGDTSMMAVESEITKFEVLFSKEAAVKGSSQRWYVDRGCSTHMTGSTDDLLLLKALQGGSVSLGNGKKGYILGVGKIGKTLTHSIENVYYVNGLKYNMLSVSQICDKGNKLKFLSNSCTVTNLVTGEVVLVEKRFKYIYVADFQSLNSGANKT, encoded by the exons ATGCAAAAGCTGACGATTGACGAACTCATTGGAAATCTTAAGACCtacgaaatgaagaagaagaaggataatGAAAGAAGAGAACCCAAAAAGGAGAAAAACCTGGTTTTCAAAGCAGACAACAGTGACTCAAGTGGTGATAATGCTGACATGGACTATTTGACACGGAGGTTTCAGAAAATGGTTCGTAGAAATGGAGGTATTCCAAAAAGGGAAGCTCTAGCAGAACAAAAGGCTATGATTGATGTCACAAATGCGGGAAGCCAGGACATTTCATCAAACATTTTCCTCTTCACAAGTAGGACCATTACAA GGAGATTCAGTGGATCTGAGGGTGATGATGAACAAGGCGACACCTCCATGATGGCCGTTGAAAGCGAAATAACAAAATTTGAAGTCTTATTCTCAAAAGAAGCTG CCGTGAAGGGAAGCAGTCAAAGATGGTACGTGGATAGAGGCTGCTCTACACACATGACTGGAAGTACTGATGATTTACTTTTACTCAAAGCCTTGCAAGGTGGGAGTGTGTCTCTAGGTaatggcaaaaagggatacattctgggagttggaaaaattgggaagACACTCACCCATTCAATTGAAAATGTATACTATGTGAATGGCTTGAAATATAACATGCTGAGTGTCTCTCAAATCTGCGACAAAGGAAACAAGTTGAAGTTCTTATCAAATTCTTGCACAGTCACCAATCTTGTAACTGGTGAAGTGGTTCTTGTGGAAAAAAGATTCAAATACATATATGTTGCAGACTTTCAGTCTCTGAACAGTGGCGCTAATAAaacctga
- the LOC138898611 gene encoding uncharacterized protein: MAAPPNFEEGQSTYIPPRFNGQYYGWWKIRMHDFNMAKDSELWDVICDRPFIPMKTIGETSVQVPKTKKEYNDAYRKVIEKNIRAKNILVYGIGPDEYNRISVCQSTKEIWEALQTAHKGTTQVKPSKINMLSTSMKSSR, encoded by the coding sequence atggctgctccaccaaattttgaagaaggtcaatcaaccTACATACCACCAAGGTTCAATGGAcaatactatggatggtggaagataagaATGCATGATTTTAACATGGCTAAAGATTCAGAGCTCTGGGATGTCATCTGTGACAGACCCTTTATCCCTATGAAGACCATTGGCGAGACATCTGTCCAAGTTCCAAAGACAAAGAAGGAGTACAATGATGCCTATCGCAAAGTCATCGAGAAAAACATCCGAGCAAAGAATATCCTCGTCTATGGTATTGGACCAGACGAGTACAACCGAATCTCAGTGTGTCAATCTACTAAAGAGATCTGGGAGGCTCTCCAAACTGCACATAAAGGTACCACTCAAGTCAAACCGTCAAAAATCAACATGCTCAGTACGAGTATGAAATCTTCAAGATGA
- the LOC104101106 gene encoding DUF21 domain-containing protein At4g14240-like: protein MHLLNAVEIARMATRVPNSLGAEIEFGTVTWFVYAGISCFLVLFAGIMSGLTLGLMSLGLVELEILQRSGTQVEKKQAATIFPVVQKQHQLLVTLLLCNAASMEALPIYLDKIFNQYVAIILSVTFVLAFGEVIPQAICTRYGLAVGANFVWLVRILMILCYPIAYPIGKILDCVLGHNEVLFRRAQLKALVSIHGQEAGKGGELTHDETTIISGALDLTEKTAEEAMTPIESTFSLDVNSKLDWEAMGKVLARGHSRVPVYSGNPKNIIGLLLVKSLLTVRPETETPVSSVSIRRIPRVPADMPLYDILNEFQKGSSHMAAVVKTKGKSKKHPLVIEEEKSQDGAVTGGNSLLTTSQTKDKKSDSVVVDIEKVRVPAAVTSPASGDAVMDSLIQSSDDIEEGEVIGIITLEDVFEELLQEEIVDETDEYVDVHRRIRVAAAAAASSVARAPSVRRLTAQKAAGGQSKEGQSPKKSTEDLSTSKRTQGSLREPLLDNKR, encoded by the exons ATGCACTTGTTGAATGCAGTGGAAATAGCTAGAATGGCTACAAGGGTACCAAATTCGTTAGGGGCAGAAATAGAATTTGGGACAGTAACATGGTTTGTGTATGCAGGGATCTCATGTTTCTTGGTACTATTTGCTGGAATTATGTCGGGTTTAACATTGGGTCTTATGTCTTTGGGTCTTGTTGAGCTTGAGATCCTTCAACGTAGTGGCACCCAAGTTGAGAAAAAGCAAGCAG CTACAATATTTCCTGTAGTTCAGAAGCAACACCAGCTTCTTGTGACCCTACTTCTATGTAATGCTGCTTCGATGGAG GCACTACCTATATACCTGGACAAAATTTTCAACCAATATGTGGCCATTATACTATCAGTAACTTTTGTTTTGGCATTTGGAGAG gttattCCTCAAGCAATATGCACCAGATATGGACTTGCCGTAGGCGCAAACTTTGTCTGGCTTGTTCGTATTCTGATGATTCTATGCTACCCAATTGCTTACCCCATAGGAAAG ATCCTGGACTGCGTATTGGGACACAATGAAGTACTATTCAGACGTGCTCAGCTGAAAGCCCTTGTTTCTATTCACGGTCAAGAG GCTGGCAAGGGAGGTGAACTTACACATGATGAGACGACAATCATTAGTGGAGCACTAGATTTGACTGAGAAG ACTGCTGAGGAGGCAATGACGCCCATTGAGTCAACATTttcattggatgtcaattcaaaGCTGGACTG GGAAGCAATGGGAAAAGTTCTTGCTAGGGGTCATAGCAGAGTTCCTGTATACTCTGGCAATCCAAAGAATATTATTGGTCTTCTACTG GTGAAAAGTCTTCTTACTGTGCGGCCGGAAACAGAGACGCCAGTTAGTTCTGTTTCTATTCGGAGAATTCCACG AGTTCCTGCTGATATGCCGTTGTATGACATACTAAACGAGTTCCAAAAGGGTAGCAGTCATATGGCTGCAGTAGTGAAGACTAAAGGAAAAAGCAAAAAACATCCTTTGGTCATCGAGGAAGAGAAATCTCAGGATGGTGCAGTCACTGGTGGAAATTCTCTGTTAACTACTTCTCAAACAAAGGATAAAAAGTCAGATAGCGTTGTCGTTGATATTGAGAAGGTTAGAGTCCCAGCAGCAGTAACCTCGCCTGCATCTGGTGATGCAGTGATGGATTCATTGATTCAGTCATCAGACGATATTGAGGAAGGTGAAGTAATAGGTATAATCACCTTGGAAGATGTATTTGAAGAACTTTTACAG GAGGAAATAGTAGATGAGACCGATGAGTATGTTGATGTACATAGAAG GATACGTGTGGCTGCTGCAGCAGCTGCTTCATCAGTGGCACGAGCTCCATCGGTTCGTAGATTAACAGCCCAAAAGGCAGCT GGAGGCCAAAGTAAGGAAGGCCAGAGCCCCAAAAAGTCCACTGAGGACCTTTCTACCTCAAAAAGAACACAAGGGAGTCTCAGAGAACCTCTTCTTGATaacaagagataa